In a single window of the Paenibacillus sp. MMS20-IR301 genome:
- a CDS encoding alpha/beta hydrolase, whose protein sequence is MPYVNCNDLQIYYEKLGTGDPVIFLHSSYSRGILAFSSQLLDFQHTYTCYFPDFRGHGRTRCASLRWSTPQLAADIIDFMDQMEIGRAHIVGYSTGANVGLYLAVQNPERVATLTVIGTGGFCNPAGAEAYEPDRLEQAGEHAFIGQMLERHAEAHQGNWQEFMRQSAGDWRSYPDLTAAQLSGIGCPVFIIAGEHDTYATTDRVIVLASLLRGAEVLVVPGAGHGPHMGREQPVLVNDAILDFLKANSALVQGGMYR, encoded by the coding sequence ATGCCGTACGTGAATTGTAATGATCTGCAGATTTATTATGAAAAGCTGGGTACCGGCGATCCCGTGATTTTTCTGCACAGCAGCTACTCCCGCGGAATATTGGCCTTTTCGAGCCAGCTGCTCGACTTCCAGCATACATATACCTGTTATTTCCCTGATTTCAGGGGGCATGGCAGAACCAGATGCGCCAGTCTCCGGTGGTCTACACCGCAACTGGCTGCAGATATCATAGATTTCATGGATCAGATGGAAATTGGCAGAGCGCATATCGTCGGCTACAGTACAGGGGCTAATGTTGGATTATATCTTGCCGTGCAGAATCCGGAGAGAGTGGCCACACTTACTGTGATCGGAACTGGAGGGTTCTGTAATCCGGCAGGTGCAGAGGCGTACGAACCGGACAGGCTGGAGCAAGCGGGCGAGCATGCCTTCATCGGCCAGATGCTGGAGCGGCATGCCGAGGCACATCAGGGCAACTGGCAGGAATTCATGCGGCAGTCTGCCGGGGATTGGCGGAGCTACCCGGATCTTACGGCAGCCCAGCTGTCCGGCATCGGCTGTCCTGTGTTCATTATTGCCGGAGAGCACGATACATACGCTACAACCGACAGAGTTATAGTCCTGGCTTCACTTCTCAGAGGTGCTGAGGTACTGGTCGTCCCCGGAGCAGGCCATGGTCCGCATATGGGCAGAGAACAGCCGGTTCTGGTCAATGATGCAATTCTTGATTTCCTGAAAGCTAATTCTGCACTTGTCCAGGGAGGGATGTACCGGTGA